From a single Bacteroidota bacterium genomic region:
- a CDS encoding nucleotide sugar dehydrogenase yields MYEKLVSRQEKLALIGLGYVGLPIALAFAKKISVIGFDVNSERVELMKKGIDPSKELDSGTFKNCDITFTDSLDELRKASFFIVAVPTPVDEHNLPDLTPLLSATKTVGQVLKEGDYVVYESTVYPGCTEEDCIPLLEKMSGLKYKTQFKVGFSPERINPGDKEHTLAKIKKIVSGCDPEAADNIADTYSLVVEAGVHKASCIKVAEAAKIIENTQRDINIAFMNELSMIFNRMGINTYEVLEAAGTKWNFLKFFPGLVGGHCIGVDPYYLSYKAKALGYHAQIINAGRSINDSMGSYIANQTVKKIIAADGNIKHARVLIMGITFKENVSDIRNSKVVDIYRELRSFGMENIDVIDPNASSKEIKKEYGFDMVEQAGKNYDAIILAVNHQEYCNLPESYFKSISKPNAVFVDVKGIYRDKIKDLIYFSL; encoded by the coding sequence ATGTACGAAAAATTGGTAAGCAGGCAGGAAAAGCTTGCACTGATTGGATTAGGCTATGTGGGATTGCCCATTGCTTTGGCATTTGCCAAGAAAATTTCAGTTATCGGATTTGATGTTAATTCGGAACGTGTGGAGCTGATGAAAAAGGGTATAGATCCGAGTAAGGAGCTTGATTCCGGAACTTTTAAAAATTGCGACATCACTTTTACGGATTCCCTTGATGAATTGAGAAAGGCCAGTTTCTTTATTGTGGCCGTTCCCACCCCGGTTGATGAGCATAATTTACCGGATCTGACTCCCTTACTTAGCGCAACAAAAACAGTAGGCCAAGTATTAAAAGAAGGTGATTATGTGGTATATGAATCTACTGTTTATCCGGGTTGTACTGAAGAGGATTGCATCCCGTTGCTTGAGAAAATGTCCGGTTTAAAATACAAGACCCAGTTTAAGGTAGGGTTTTCGCCAGAACGGATTAATCCCGGCGATAAGGAACATACCCTGGCCAAAATAAAGAAAATAGTTTCCGGTTGTGATCCTGAAGCTGCTGATAATATTGCCGATACCTACAGTTTGGTGGTGGAAGCAGGGGTACATAAAGCAAGTTGCATCAAAGTTGCTGAAGCTGCCAAAATCATTGAAAATACTCAAAGAGATATCAACATTGCTTTTATGAACGAGCTTTCCATGATTTTTAACCGGATGGGGATAAATACCTACGAGGTTTTGGAAGCAGCCGGTACCAAATGGAATTTCCTTAAATTTTTCCCTGGCCTTGTGGGGGGCCATTGTATTGGAGTTGATCCTTATTACCTTTCCTACAAAGCAAAGGCTTTAGGTTATCATGCCCAGATTATCAATGCCGGCCGTTCCATCAACGACTCAATGGGCAGTTATATTGCCAATCAGACCGTGAAAAAAATTATTGCTGCTGATGGAAACATCAAACATGCCCGGGTCCTGATTATGGGTATAACCTTCAAGGAAAATGTCAGCGATATCCGTAATTCCAAAGTGGTTGATATTTACCGGGAACTTAGGTCATTTGGAATGGAAAATATTGATGTTATTGATCCCAATGCCTCCTCTAAAGAAATCAAGAAGGAATACGGTTTTGATATGGTTGAACAAGCCGGAAAAAATTACGATGCCATCATTCTGGCTGTTAATCATCAAGAATATTGCAATTTACCGGAAAGTTATTTTAAATCTATTTCTAAACCCAATGCAGTATTTGTAGATGTCAAAGGAATTTATCGCGACAAGATTAAAGATTTAATTTACTTTAGTTTATAG